DNA sequence from the Siniperca chuatsi isolate FFG_IHB_CAS linkage group LG3, ASM2008510v1, whole genome shotgun sequence genome:
tatcagccacttcagttatgttcggtggtacatcccatgtaggggtttgtcctcccatgatggtccttcctccagcacgtcttcctctgttccccattgcctgagacattccctgagcacgtcatctgttggggccttatcttggatgtacttgtggatcttggatgtttcatcctggatagtggctctcacactcactagtccacggccgccgccttccttacggctagcgtacagtctcagggtgctggatttgggatggaaccctccatgcatggtgaggagctttcgcgtcttaacgtctgtggtctgtatctcctcctttggccaccttattattcctgcagggtatctgatcactggcagggcgtagctgtttattgcctgggctttgttcttgccattgagctgacttcttaggacttgccttactcgttgaaggtatttggccgttgccgtcttccttgttacctcttcgaggttgccatttgcctgtggtattccaaggtacttgtaaccatcctcaatgtctgctattgttccttctgggagtgagaccccttctgtgtggactaccttccctctctttgtcaccattcgactgcacttctcaagcccgaatgacatcccaatgtcagagctgtagatcctggtggtgtggatcagtgagtcgatgtcccgctcgctcttagcatatagcttgatgtcattcatgtagaggaggtgactgatggtggccccgttcctgagtcggtatccatagccagtcttgttgattatttggctgaggggttcagacctatgcagaacagcagtggggacagagcatctccttggtatatgccacatttgatggatacttgtgcaagtggcttaccattggcctcaagggtggttttccacagcctcatcgagttcgcaatgaagtcccttagagtcctgttgatgttgtacatctctaagcattcagtgatccatgtgtgcggcattgagtcatatgctttcttgtaatcaatccaggcagtgcacaggttggtgtgtcgggctctgcagtcttgggtgactgttctgtcaaccaggagttggtgtttggctcctctggttcctctgccaatgcccttctgtgctttgctcatgtattgatccatgtgtccacttatcttagccgcaatgatgcctgacatgagcttccatgttgtggagagacaggttattggccgatagttggatgggactgtaccctttatgggatccttcaggatcaggattgtgcgcccttcggtaagccattcagggtgcgtcccatctcttagcagctggttcatttgtgctgctaggcgctcgtggagtgcagtgagcttctttagccagtaggtgtggatcctgtcagggcccggtgctgtccagttcttcatacctgagactctttcttggatgtctgccgctgtgatggtgactggattctgttcagggaggttgctgtggtcctttctcagggctgccagccactgtgcatcgctgttgtgtgatgcctccctttcccatatacttttccagtactgttcagtttccagccttagtgggtctgctctgctgttattaccctgccattgagcgtacactttcgcaggttgagttgcgaacagccggtttattcttctggcttcattatctctcgtgtatctctttaggcggctggccaaggcttggagcctttgtttggcagtttcgagtgcttcaggtatgggcatctggttgtacttcttgggtacttgctttctcattgcacctctctcagcctctgtcagttggctcacttctctccgggcctccttgatttttgcctccaaccttcgtttccatggtgggtattgtctctcatggctcccatggttgctcttgtagccaagcatctctaggatcactgctgctgaggcgtatatcagctcattggtttcagtgatggttgtggtagggatcgctctcaatgctgcattcacatcttctaggagactttctgatggtacttcacttagccgttgtagttggcgtcggggttgccttgtattcatcctcgccatgatcttatctttcaggtcagttgctgcctcgttcagcgtgatttctcttggggcttcgcacccaatctctggttggggagctgctggatgctcccctctgacctgtagtcctggctcccccttgccgtagcatttgtgttgtacctcgtcaatctcaagttgtgatagcagttgccgcttgtggatgttggaacactgagctactagttgcttcgccgtaagcctcgATTGTGGGTTTCAAGTAACCATTCaccccacatcctgtgcatgtaacccctctgactagggttactggagtagtagcattccaacagagccttgttatcgcatctcgcccatttccgtcttgttccagtagcccatttgtcgcctcgatgccctggttccccaacacctgacgcagaccttgtttggccgggcgacgtctgagccggcatgtcaatcatttcatcgtcactcatcatcatgaggtaggcagcagcgtgaagggtcttgcctaaggacccacactggatgatgggtcattgctcattgcgccccgagggggattcgaacccttgttcccccgtgaGTGTCCCGTGGCCTAtcaaatcgagctatccagccTTTCcgcactggatgatggtcattgctcaatgcgtcccGAGGGGATTCGAACCCGAGTCcccccgtgtgaaagtcctgaGACTTtctttacatatatatatatatatacatatatatacacatatacatatatataaaactgattcagtctaatacaacagccctgcaataaatcctcccttcataaAGGTTATACTGTTCAGTTCTTGTTTTAACTGGTATAGAGCGGTGTTGATTTGAGGCTGCAGAAttgtattacattatactgAGAGGAGTGTCTAACATTTGTCTACCCTCGTTGATATAAACGGACTGGACAAAAATGCTAATGGGGAAAGGTATTGAAAATGCCCACCGTCAGCCTCCattgtaatattatattaaaacttTTATACAACATATTTTGCAAAACTAAAGTGTAACATCATTTGACTGTCTTGTGTTGCTGTCTCTCCTCCTTACACAGACCATCTCCAAAGGGAGTGTGTCTTGTGTGGTAGTTGTGTGATATACTGATGTTCATGTTTTTAGAGAGTCTGCAAGACGCAGATAAACTTCCTTGTCAGGCACAGTTGGCCACACATCTTTTGAATCAGCTcgctcaataataataataccagtGGTCTACAGTCTCAATTTTACACGCTGACAAATCTTCATTAAGCTGGCTACTCTGTTTATTCTCTTATCAGTTCTACAAAAACCAGTGCACAGTACGGGCTGTTATGAAATACGCAGGCAATGTTAAACATGTATGTTCATGAATCCTTCTGGTGCCACCTCTCTTCTTTAAGCAGAAAGGcataaaagaaaaggaaatttgataaagtaaaatgtttaaaatgttaacagCAAAGCAGCAATTTTAAACTCTGGCTCCATTTCCATGCATTATAATGAAGcaacaaagaaattaagaatATATCAGACTAATCATCTTGGATCCTAATGGCTTCTGCTGTGCTCTTATCCTCCTATCAAAATCCTAGTTTTGCTGTGAAAATGCTGGTTTTATTAACCTCCGTAGAAACCCTGACAAGTGTGGCAGATTTTAAGCATCAGTCTCCCTTCCACTGATTGCTCCTGAGAGAAAACGTTTTTACCGGAGGTGCCGCCTGCAGAATAAACATAAGTCCAAATTTTGTAGAAATATCATCTTGAATATATGCAACTTTGCACACTGCAGGAagtaattataaattatttataagAATCTTCACCATGCTTTCAGGATATATGCCATTATGACGGAGCCTGCTGAGACAGGGCATGTTGTGCACGCAGATAAGCTAACAAGAAATCACATTgttgtacaaacacacacaaacccgaCAAAACGCTTAAAATATGAACAAGAATACAACAGCATGAAATCCAGACATGTGCACACTAGCACACGCTTGATCCTTTGGGGACACTGATTAGTAATGACACAGCATTAATATTCCACGTGGTGTGTAAACATTGGTGTCATTGTTTAATGGGGCCTTTGTTGTGACAGAGGTTGAATGACACTCAGACCAGAACGTTACTCATTTAGCCCAAAGGACAAAGCAAAGCAACAGAGGGCCCTAAAATACGCTTCTTCTGGTCCCATCCTGTGTCTCTAAAACAAGCTTGCATTAACTTTTTTCCAGACCTGTCTTTCATTAAACCCTGTGACCCTTTTCCACAAAGCCCAGGAGAAATCTAGAGAAGTCCTGGAGAATACATGACAGCAGATTTCGTATTTCTTTACCAATTAcaattttattcattatttggcTGTAgaatcaaaaaatatatacaactcTGAGTGTGGTGTTCAGTGAAACGTCCATGGACAACAGATGTACACCCGACTGTGTCTCTAAGTGGAAAAAGGCAGGACGATGGCGTCTTTTACCAGCAAAAACCCTGAAATCTTTACACCGCCTTTCATACAGTCTGAATTATTGATGCCCTTCAGGTTCAATgataaattaaatcaaagttGCCAAACTCGCACTGGCAAAACAGTGGGTTTGTGACAAAAATGAAGTGCTACATCTGAGGACTGATCCAAGAAGCAGCTCtagaaaaatcaaaaacaaaatacataaagtgGGACAGAGTGAAGAAAATGATGTGGATTAGGGGTGCAACTAATGAAATGttatcttcaaatgtctttgttttgtctgaccaagagcccaaaactcaaacatattcaatttgcaatgatatacaacagagaaaagcagcaaattctcacaggtaataagctggaaccagcaaatgtttgtcattttagcttgaaaaatGGAAACACCAAATAATCAATTATCGCCAATTAATCTTCTGCTGATCACAAATCAGTTAGTTGACCAATTGTTTCGGCTCAAATGTGGATAAGACTGATTTCAGCTGCACAACTGTAGACATTACTGGTAAAACTGACACGATATCACAGGTTAACACTGAATCTGATGAGAGCTTAGTGCTATGTCTCTGTGTTAGCCGTCTGTGGCTGAAGATGTGTAGCATGCAGGTGTATTTGAAATGAGGAATTATGTAAATAATAACAGTTGTTCTATCATATAATGTGTTTGACAATGCTTGGTCTCAGGACAAGTCACACCCAGTTGAGGAGCTACACGGACTCAAGGATGAGCTAATCAATAGGTGTAAGGTTCCTAGCAGGGACCTGCAATTGCCAAAACCTGTAGTTACATCTACAGACAGAAAGCTGCTACCTGGCCGGCAAGTCGTGTATATTTGATGTATTAGCGGCTACATGGACGCAGTCCTGTGGAACAACCTTGTTTAGCCTGCCAGCACCAGCTGAGTGACATGAGGCTATGAGCGCAACTGCTAGCTAGCATGTGTGCTTGAATGCTAGCCAGTTAGCGAGCTAGGTTATGCGTTTTAGGCAGATAGATTAGGTGAACCTTAGCCCTGACTGGCTAGCAAGTCGACTCATCTCTTCCAAAATCCACAGCAGGCAGTTAAAAAACAATGCAACACTCATGTCAGGCTAAGGAAATAACCTAGTCTCAGTGTAAACAGTTAACACATTAGCTGGTATGTGGTACCTTTGTCTCCCTGATGTCCTGCTTTCCTCCTTCGGGGTACCACTGGACGCGGACAAATCCCCTAACGAGAGGCCGACTCGGGGTGTCCACAGCGCTCTCAGTGTCCGAACCACACGGaactcgtcctcctcctcctccgccgccgccgccgccgccgccaccaccaccaccaccaccacctcctcctcctcctcctcctcctcctcctccaccaccaccaccgccgccgccgccgccatcGTCGAGGTCCGAGTCTGAGTTAAAATCCTCCTCGCCGTGGATCATCCGTACGAGGCCAAACCGGACTGAGCCGCGATACCGCCCGGAGACCAGGTCGTGGGAGAACAGCAGCCGCTGGGAGCCGTCCGCCGTGGGAGACAGAGCCATGGATGGAGGCTCTGAGCCCGGGCTGCCTGCGGGAGAGAGGCCCGGGGTCGGGGATGCTGCCGCTGTTACTGCGTCCGTTGTGGCCGCCGCATCCGATGCTACGGGCTCCGCCATCGCTGCTGTTGTCAGGGAGTGATGCTAGAGCGCGAGGATGACGGTGGAATGAAAAAAACTGTAACCTGGAAGCAGCGAAGTGCACGTGTTTACGTCGTTACGGAGAGCAGCGTAACTAGCGCAGTGTGAGAGCGTCATCACGCAGTAGCCTCTCTCACCACTGAGCGGCAGTGTGAGCCACAGTCTGTTATGCACTTGTTCAAGTAAGTTTTTGACAGATATGTACAGGATTTTATGTTCAATAAAACTGGATATTATGTTGTAATTGTGAGGAACGACATTATAACTACATCGGGATgtaatatctttgtgttttattgtaaatctCAGGCGCTTAATGAGTATATTTCacatacacaatatatataatttaactTATTCATtctaaagacaaacaaaagttaGGTGGGTCCCCTGAACAACTGTAaattgtttatgtatttttatttaactatgTTGCTATGAAATCTAGGCTACttaatttcttgtttatttaatttcttactATTATTGGTAAATattagttttatatttgtttttatttcatgaaaaaaattaaGTGATTTGCTTTTAATGACGTGAGGAGAGTAACAATTAAACATATCGCATATCTCAATATTCATATGGTGATATAAATACTTCCAGCCTTGTGACCTTTCCACGGAGTTCGCCTGCTCTTGGTGTAAGTCTGTGTTAACTGGACAGGACTCAGTTGCCTCCTAAATACAAACTACACATGTGGAAAACGCAGTAAAGCATtgagctctgctgctgtggtttCTGATCTTAAAAAGTGGGCTACATCTTGTGAGAAAGTTTTGTAAAGCTTGCTTAGAGATGGACAGCAGCTGTCCATAAAACCAcatggctgcttgttaaatTCTTAACATAGCTTATTTAACACTGAAGAGGTGACAAACAAATCCCTACACGTCCTGTAATCCTCTTACAGATCTGGAAAATAAAGCGTGGAAAGATCGTGAACTCGACTTAAAGGGACAATGGACAGCCAATGGAAAGTCTCCGCCAGAGGAATCACGTGAAGAGTGGTAAGTCGAGTCCTTAAGATCGCCCAGTTAAGTCATCCACTCTGTGACCTATGTGAGTCACTTTATTGAAGGTTATACCTTAATAGACTCTTGATAATGGGCCGGTATATGCTGGTGTGAGAAATCCAACACATGTCCAGTAAAATCCAAATCTGCTGCGGGTCTGATGGTGGCACGACGAGGATAATTCTCAACACACGAATATCCCTCCTGACCCGGACTGAATATGTTTATTGTTCAGTTTATTCACGGGGGATGGAGGTTTGGTCATCCAGCTCGCTTCAGGATTATAACCAACCACCCCTGCGCACCGAGGGTATAAATACCGAAGGCGCTCCGTCTTCACGCGCAGCCCTGTTACGCACGGATCAGGCTCTCTGACGAGGAGATACTCGTGTTAAAGGAGCGAGCTGTAGCAAAGTCAGAGATACAAGTCTGTATCCTTTGCTTTACTTTAAAATCTTTTTgcggagagaaaaaaaaaaagtaagaccATGTCTGTGGTGAGCGCAGTGCCGTTCGTGAGGCCGCTCCACATGCGCTCTCCGGTGCCGCAGGGTCGCCGCCACACGCTGCCGGCCAGCGAGTTCCGCTCCCTCAGCCCGGAGGATGCCATCAGCGTGTTCGAGATTGAGAGAGAAGGTGAGCAGAGTCTTTCACTGAATTACATCACTCATTATTTCACTCATTATTGGCTGTCTTCATAACGTTTAGTTATTCCCGGCATAGATACGCACACAGGAacgttttctttcttttacaggCAACAGCAGCCTCagttcatgttttcattcacaTGTTGACTAAAACAGATTACTCACTGATAATCACCGTATGGGCAAAATAACCGCCTTTATTAACATAAAGTAgctacatttacagaaaatactaagtttctattttttttctagtgaccatatttttacatttaggcCTACTTACTTTGATGTGTAGCCCACTACAAAACGAAGTTACTAAGGAGATTTAACTCTTTCCTAAATGCAGAGGTGATATGAGTTCAGGTGCCTTTAACCTCCATAACATCCCTGGCTGATCCAGTATATCCTAGACAGTAGAGTAGGGAACATTATGCCCACTTCTCTGTCATCCAGGCTTCTTAATGTATAATATTTGGTTGTTATCACActggctctcctcctcctcctcctcacagccTTCATCTCAGTGTCCGGTGAGTGTCCTCTCCACCTGGACGAGGTGCGTCACTTCCTCACCCTGTGTCCTGAGCTGTCTCTTGGCTGGTTCGAGGAGGGACGTCTGGTGGCTTTCATCATCGGCTCACTGTGGGACCAGGAGAGGCTTACCATGGTaagacagagcagaggacacCTGGACAGTGACTTACCTCAGACTGACATGGCAAGGAACATTTAGGGTTAATGTGTTCAGAAATCCAGTGGGTGTGAATAAATGTTACACAGATCCACCAATATCTCACTGGAAGCTTCAGAGTTATGGCCGCCTCTAATTCAAATAACACTTGAAGAGTTGCTCTGAAAagcccaaaaaagaaaaaaaaaagaagcagtttTGTGGTGCAGTGTGCAAGAGATCCATGAAAAAGATTTTTGCCTCTGGATTTTCTTGAAATTGTGATACTTTTCTACTACCTACTATTCTACGgctatcagtggtggaaagtaactgagcacatttactcaagtactgtacttaagtacaattttgaggtacttgtactttattttatacttctactccactacaattcagaggcaaatattgtagcctgctttttactcaactacatttatttgataacttaagTTACTAGTTCTTTAGcagattctgattaataatgcaacatataatcaacaaataaatcatgatgtatTGTTATCGGTTAAGATAgggctttattgatccccagagggaaattcacaagctacccagcagtatataaagtacttgaaattagctccacctttatcagctgcaacattaaagtgatttacacatgaatgcatcaataataataattataataataataatatataagtatatattgatactaatacttttgtacttttacttaaataaaatatataaatacttcttccactacatttttctgagcattCTTGTGCTGCAGCAAAACTGAAATGGTTTACAAGATTCAAGATTCAAAagtttgaatttgaaatgtgcAGCGAAGGAAGGGCGGCAAACTATTGAGGCTGCGTGTGCAACAAAGAATAGTAATTGGAAAAAGTGTTAAAACGTAAgaattaaaaatagaaatacaaagGCTGTGAAATTTTTCAgaatataaaaatctaaatgtcaCAGTTATAAAGCGAACTgtacaataacatttttaacatactCAAGCGCAATTGTGCGAATGTGCAGGGCACTGCAAAGGATTCACATATGTGCTAAACAAGCCCGAGGATAttcagaggtcagaggttacAGTATGTCAGATTAAAATTTAACAACTGTGGTAATGTGGTAATTACACGATGAAAGAAAACGCTAAAACATAGAGTAACAATAGAAAAGAATCTTAAAGTCAGTCAACTTTTCCAATAATGATCGTTACATATCAATATCAGCAAAGGTTTgttaacattaactaacattagccactttaagctactggtcatatcAGACCAAGTAGgctaaggctgtagcagcaaaacccagAGTGTGTTGAATTGAACAAAGGtgcgttttattgcttattaaaTCAGTTTCTCTcttgtaagaggaaaaataagttAGAAGTTTTTACTTCAAAAGTTGCCTTGCTTTAAGACTGAAATACCATCTGTCTCCCAAACAGTAGTGAGAGAACTGGACTCAACTTTTTCAGCCGTGTTTCCCTTTAGTATCAATAATTTATAGTTAAAACTTGTCAGCAAAGCCCAACATGTTTCTCAACAATATAACATGTACCTGTTCTTacacctctcctctccctctgttttccagGATGCCCTGACTCTCCATAAGCCCCACGGGACCACCGTCCACATCCACGTCCTGGCTGTTCACCGGACCTTCCGCCAGCAGGGCAAAGGCTCCATCCTGATGTGGCGCTACCTGCAGTACCTCCGCTGCCTGCCCTACGTCCGCCGCGCCGTGCTCATGTGTGAAGACTTCCTGGTTCCCTTCTACCAGAAGTCGGGTTTCAAGGCGCAGGGCCCCAGTGAGATCACGGTGGGGCCCCTCACCTTCGTCGAGATGGTCTACCCAGTCAGGGGCCACGCCTTCATGCGTCGTAACAGTGGTTGTTGAGGACAGAGGGACCCCCCAGGAAACAGGATGAGGGGACGTCTGAGCAGCTTTGTTGTACGCGAGCGACCAGCGCAGCGTTTGGGATCATCGCTGTGAGTGAGACTTGTTCAGCAGGCAGTGAGGTTCTGAGTCTGCAGAGAGCTGAAAACAAAGAGCTGCCATCCAGCTGCCAACAACATCTGTTTGGTCGGGAACTACAAATATATTGatctgtagtttagtgtgtgTAAAGCATTAAAACTACATCGTTAGAGCTGAAGGAATGTAAGcaatttgggtttttttttggtataaaacgattttgtttttattttgataaatttgTTATCATATTCAGTAGAATGCAGCTgccttgtttctttctttgccCTCTTTTTTATATCGAACACGGTTTCTGGCTCTCTATGAAGCCAAAAATGACTATTTTTAGTCAATAAAACCAGTATCTGCCCATTATTAATGCATTCTGTCCTGTACAGTTTTGTATAAACAGTATGCCTTTCACAGCAGCATTAGAAGATTACTGTTTATGTTACCGTCGTTGTATGATAATgacatgataatgatgataatacatCTACAAAGTAATATGCCAAAGTAAACCTTTAAGGACTATGTAATACAATTACAAAGGGAGGGATATCAGCAATCAAACATCAGCTAAGTCAATATGTTAACTAATACGTGTctgttgttttatattaacatttgagTGGTCCTGTCTATCTCCATCAGTGACTGTAACAAAAGCCTGTGGCAGCATTGTGAACATGTTCTGACAGCCTGTAAGGTGTGAACAGTATGAGACGTATTTTAAAGATCAAAATATAGCCTTTCATAGAATACAACTGAGAATATATGTGCTTTCCAAATCTCTCCTTGATAGTCTCCTCTCGCCTTCTCCCTTTTAGACAATCACCACCTCTGCCTCCCAAAGTCTTGAATCAagacaaatatgttttgtttgtttgtttttttacaacattttgttgttaaaataataaaatttctATTTTCTAGCATGTTTGCGTTTAGGTCTTTTCACTTACAATCACTGCGAAGTACATTtatagtagctgttctggagctttccatcatatcacatgatcatcAGCAGATGCAGTTTACCCAGCTGTCATGGAATTGCAGATGTTCAAATTGCCATTTTTTCTGTAAGGACTTCTTGTCGCTTTAAATGTTCGCTTTAAAGCTGTTGTTTAAagttggaaacagcagttgaaaacaaaatctcataGGAAGggccatttagtagctgttctgtagctttcaatcatatcgcCTGATTTGAACAGTTCTGTTAGTGACAGGGATTAAGGATTTGTGCTTATTGTTGAATTTACAACATTAAATTAGATCCAGGAAAATATAATTAGCAGTTATTCTCACTTTAATGTAAAAATTCAAAGACCTCACTGCTGCGGTGACAAAAGTGAAGAAAACTGAcgacagacaaaacaagttgtGACATCAGATACAAACTCAGTGTTCAGTGGGTAACTGCATGGGACTATCATGAAATTAAACTTCTCACTTTCACACATAACCTCATTATTTCTAGAGTGGCATTTATTTTGACATGACTGCttttacacacatatattttcacatataaAGCTGAAGCAAAACAGAACAGTACCTTGACGGTGACTTGAAATTTGAAACTTTCCCTTTTTATTCCCATAAATACAAAAGAAATGATTTGGTCCcaatgtaaacacagcagaTTAAAGATGTGGGTTGTTGTGGTTCAGATCAAACACTCACAAGTCAAAAGGCACAGTTTCTTAAAAAGAGGTTTGCCCACTTTTATGTATAAAGGCAGAGTCTTATGTCTTGAAACAGATGACCTTTGCAATCTAAATACACCCGtattaaaactgaataaaatatttgaacTGTCCAACATACAACCTATTCTGATTGTCTTTTCACAACTCTCAACAACACCAGATGATCAGTGAGTGAGCCCTGCAGACAAAGTCACATAATCTCATAAATCACTTAGCAACTCACGTAATCCTCCACACATTACCGGGGCTTTCCTCACAGCTGGGGTCAACATATGCCAGAATcatgaacaacaacaaactagATCCAAGACAAAAGCCAGGAACCCGTGAAAGAAATGTTTCACTTCAGGTGTTAGGACTTCTGAAATCACACTGTTACACTTGCCAGGGACCCACCATCTACTGTGGGTCATAGACGACACCAACAATCAGCTGCTAGGGTCCAGACAAAAGGATgtgtaaaaaaaagtgtatgtgTAGGGGATAAATCCTATGTCTGCAGCAACTCTACTgtttaaaattgtgaaaaataatcTTTCTTGCATTGTTTTTGTCAAGGAGCGTATTCACaagtttaaatgttaaaaagaaagcCTTTTATGGTACATTTCACAAACATATTAAGGCTCAGGTGAAACATAAACGACATCTTGTGATTCACAGAGtcaaaaaatacagtacaaaactTGCTTTGATCTAACAAAAATGCCTGTTTAGATAATTACTCTTAgaataaatattgttttcatgatttaattttttaaaatttacaaAATGGGTTAGGCACCACTGTGACAAATATGACCAAATATGAGACATTATAAGTAGAGCTTGTTTTTGTGGCAGTGACAAAACTAAGGGATtgtgaaaaacaacatgcaTATATAAGCAGTGTGTGAAGTTGCTTTGGTAGGTTGGGGTCAGAAATGTGTCCATCAGCATTCAGTAAGTTGATCACAAGCAGTATGGAAAAGGAAAATGAGACATAGTTGTAAAATGGCATAGTCTGTTTAAGGCAACTAGTGGTTTTAGATAGAAATCTAC
Encoded proteins:
- the aanat1 gene encoding serotonin N-acetyltransferase isoform X2 encodes the protein MESLRQRNHVKSAFISVSGECPLHLDEVRHFLTLCPELSLGWFEEGRLVAFIIGSLWDQERLTMDALTLHKPHGTTVHIHVLAVHRTFRQQGKGSILMWRYLQYLRCLPYVRRAVLMCEDFLVPFYQKSGFKAQGPSEITVGPLTFVEMVYPVRGHAFMRRNSGC
- the aanat1 gene encoding serotonin N-acetyltransferase isoform X1; the protein is MSVVSAVPFVRPLHMRSPVPQGRRHTLPASEFRSLSPEDAISVFEIEREAFISVSGECPLHLDEVRHFLTLCPELSLGWFEEGRLVAFIIGSLWDQERLTMDALTLHKPHGTTVHIHVLAVHRTFRQQGKGSILMWRYLQYLRCLPYVRRAVLMCEDFLVPFYQKSGFKAQGPSEITVGPLTFVEMVYPVRGHAFMRRNSGC